A single Cucumis melo cultivar AY chromosome 4, USDA_Cmelo_AY_1.0, whole genome shotgun sequence DNA region contains:
- the LOC127148969 gene encoding uncharacterized protein LOC127148969 has translation MAGKPAVLTRVVDSMTNNLRPTRAVATDVANAVLDGSDAIILGAETLHGLHPVETVSTVSRICVEVKESTASACGPPGTKMQVIGIDYGWIEYLLFHQWIGYKFVLEKRTDPLEWDLLKPVPFDIDARPLETMLGHNSDVHYMHICTKVSIQSVIVEVEKSSFAAFVLLEDA, from the exons ATGGCTGGAAAGCCTGCTGTTTTAACTCGTGTGGTAGACAGCATGACTAACAACTTGAGACCTACACGTGCAGTAGCTACTGATGTTGCCAATGCTGTACTTGATG GAAGTGATGCAATTATTCTTGGGGCTGAGACATTGCATGGATTACATCCAGTAGAAACCGTTTCAACCGTTAGTAGAATATGTGTTGAG GTTAAGGAGTCAACTGCCTCAGCTTGTGGACCTCCTGGAACTAAGATGCAAGTCATTGGAATCGATTATGGATGGATAGAGTATTTGTTGTTTCATCAATGGATTGGAT ACAAATTTGTTTTAGAGAAGAGGACTGACCCTCTAGAATGGGACCTCTTGAAACCTGTTCCATTTGACATCGATGCGAGGCCACTAGAAACCATGCTTGGGCATAATTCTGATGTCCATTATATGCACATTTGTACAAAGGTCAGCATTCAATCGGTTATTGTAGAGGTTGAAAAGAGCTCTTTTGCAGCTTTTGTACTATTAGAAGATGCCTAA